In the Chryseobacterium sp. MYb264 genome, one interval contains:
- a CDS encoding c-type cytochrome: protein MKKLFVTGLVSLLIISCSKKENPSVESSSDATDVSTPAPSNLTGEQIIETLDCSGCHSPSERMIGPSYKEIAEKYSEKDIEMLASKIIEGGSGNWGSVPMQPHSQVSKEDAKKMVEYILSQKK from the coding sequence ATGAAAAAACTGTTTGTGACAGGGCTGGTAAGCTTGCTTATTATTTCCTGTTCTAAAAAAGAAAATCCATCGGTAGAGTCTTCTTCTGATGCAACTGATGTTTCTACACCTGCGCCAAGTAATCTTACGGGAGAGCAGATTATCGAAACATTGGATTGCTCAGGTTGCCATTCGCCGAGTGAAAGAATGATAGGACCTTCTTATAAGGAAATCGCAGAAAAATATTCTGAAAAAGATATTGAAATGCTGGCTTCAAAAATTATAGAAGGAGGAAGCGGAAATTGGGGAAGCGTACCTATGCAGCCTCATTCACAGGTGTCTAAAGAAGATGCTAAAAAAATGGTAGAATATATTCTGAGTCAGAAAAAATAA
- the rlmF gene encoding 23S rRNA (adenine(1618)-N(6))-methyltransferase RlmF: protein MTTEKSSLHARNLHRDPYDFDLLISCVPELKQYVFENKYGTNTINFSIPKAVKLLNKALLQHFYNVKNWDIPDANLCPPIPGRADYVHYIADLLADQQKEIPVGSSSQGLDIGTGANLVYPLIAHSSYGWKMLGTDINEDSLQNAQQILDKNVDLQSDIQLKKQKNSDYIFKNIIDAKDRFAFTMCNPPFHDSEEAALKGNLRKMKNLNKSKVQKANLNFGGQQSELWCEGGEIAFISNMIQESALFADQVLWFTCLVSKKDNLPRLQKLLTKVKALDIRIIEMAQGQKISRMLAWTFISEAKRKNWFA, encoded by the coding sequence ATGACTACTGAAAAATCCAGTCTGCACGCGAGAAATCTGCATCGGGATCCTTATGATTTTGATCTGCTGATTTCTTGTGTGCCGGAACTGAAACAATACGTTTTTGAGAATAAATATGGAACAAACACCATTAATTTCAGTATTCCAAAAGCGGTAAAACTTCTTAATAAGGCATTGTTGCAACATTTTTATAATGTTAAAAATTGGGATATTCCAGATGCCAATCTTTGTCCGCCCATTCCGGGAAGAGCAGATTATGTGCATTATATCGCCGATTTGCTGGCGGATCAACAAAAAGAAATTCCTGTAGGTTCATCTAGTCAGGGCTTGGATATTGGAACGGGTGCCAATCTGGTGTATCCTTTAATTGCCCATAGCTCTTATGGCTGGAAAATGTTGGGAACGGATATTAATGAAGATTCTTTACAGAATGCACAGCAAATTTTAGATAAAAATGTTGATTTACAGTCTGATATTCAATTAAAAAAACAGAAAAATTCTGATTATATTTTTAAGAATATTATTGATGCTAAAGACAGGTTTGCTTTTACCATGTGTAATCCTCCATTTCATGATTCTGAAGAAGCTGCCTTAAAGGGAAATCTTAGAAAAATGAAGAACTTAAATAAATCAAAAGTTCAAAAAGCTAATTTAAATTTCGGAGGACAACAATCTGAATTATGGTGTGAAGGCGGAGAAATCGCTTTTATCTCGAATATGATTCAGGAAAGTGCTTTGTTTGCCGATCAGGTTCTTTGGTTTACGTGTCTGGTTTCTAAAAAAGATAATTTACCCCGACTTCAAAAGCTTTTAACAAAGGTAAAAGCGTTGGATATTAGAATTATTGAAATGGCTCAGGGTCAGAAAATAAGCAGAATGTTAGCATGGACATTTATTTCTGAAGCGAAACGTAAAAATTGGTTTGCTTAA